A stretch of Paenibacillus sp. URB8-2 DNA encodes these proteins:
- a CDS encoding alpha-L-arabinofuranosidase C-terminal domain-containing protein: MKTNATITIEGSQASGHKVNPYLFGHFVEDIRDHMEAMLAYPLKDMDFESEAEGRGSVSGCWNAYTNGRNTRYALEAPAPKHSGRALRIRILSDDEAYVGIAQPAALKGPMEYKVQFVARASVGLQHVVIEAVDRRTEERLGHARIELVSHNWQEYRTELFVYRTCADAEVRLYVPASHPRWADHVSTGMFWLDHVSLIPADNIGLVKREVLEMTQALNAGMMRLAGNYISAYHFEHGVGPVLERPVMYNEAWSGWTCKYFGTDEFISFCRELQVEPLICVNDGSGTPEEAARWVEYCNGSTDTPMGARRAANGFPEPYNVKYWEIGNEVWGAWQVGACSADRFAERCVSFAEAMKAADPSLVILACGHTDQAWNRTVLDIAGNHIDYLTLHLYHGYGRFGLERDSPAEERYKAMATFPEWTRDSIRQTVEQIFANAEHRHIKLAITEYNTMYYPNTVRKGLPDEHTLGAAVANAANLNEMLRLSDMVHIGSFSDLVNGWLGGCIRVGDYYADQYCGKTPGWSGHSLTVYGTPSYEVLKLYAGRDIARMLPAESVCGTFSVHSNKPAPFGLDALPDLDVTACINEAGSLITVFIVNRSLREVKTELKLRGFEPSEETLLYEITGDSIDEINNVFAPNRISCKASPVPTSALFSGYPLRPSSVYAIEIKAALKTEGQLAGGEE; encoded by the coding sequence TTGAAAACAAACGCGACGATTACCATCGAAGGCAGCCAAGCCAGCGGGCACAAGGTAAATCCTTATCTGTTCGGACATTTCGTAGAGGACATTCGCGACCATATGGAAGCGATGCTCGCCTATCCGCTGAAGGACATGGATTTTGAAAGTGAGGCTGAAGGAAGGGGCTCCGTATCCGGGTGCTGGAATGCTTACACAAATGGACGGAATACGAGGTATGCGCTGGAAGCACCGGCCCCGAAGCATTCGGGCCGCGCATTGCGCATCCGTATCCTGAGTGACGACGAAGCATATGTCGGGATTGCCCAGCCGGCCGCACTGAAGGGCCCAATGGAATATAAGGTTCAGTTCGTGGCACGGGCATCGGTCGGGCTTCAGCACGTGGTCATTGAAGCAGTGGACCGGCGCACAGAAGAGCGGCTTGGCCATGCGCGCATCGAACTTGTCAGCCACAACTGGCAGGAATACAGGACGGAGCTATTCGTCTATCGCACTTGTGCCGACGCTGAAGTCCGGTTGTATGTGCCAGCCAGTCACCCAAGGTGGGCCGATCATGTATCCACCGGCATGTTCTGGCTTGATCACGTATCCCTGATACCTGCGGATAACATTGGCCTGGTGAAGCGCGAAGTGCTCGAGATGACGCAAGCGCTAAACGCAGGCATGATGAGACTTGCCGGGAATTACATCAGTGCTTACCACTTTGAGCATGGTGTCGGTCCAGTGCTGGAGCGGCCTGTCATGTACAACGAAGCGTGGAGCGGATGGACATGTAAATATTTCGGTACGGACGAGTTCATCAGCTTCTGCCGGGAGTTGCAGGTGGAGCCGCTCATCTGCGTGAACGACGGGTCGGGAACACCCGAGGAAGCCGCGCGCTGGGTGGAATACTGCAACGGGAGCACCGACACCCCGATGGGAGCAAGGCGGGCGGCCAATGGTTTCCCGGAGCCGTACAACGTAAAGTATTGGGAGATCGGCAACGAAGTATGGGGTGCTTGGCAGGTTGGCGCTTGTTCTGCAGACCGATTCGCGGAACGGTGCGTTTCCTTTGCGGAAGCCATGAAAGCGGCGGATCCTTCCCTTGTGATTCTTGCCTGCGGGCACACTGATCAGGCGTGGAACCGGACAGTGCTGGATATTGCGGGCAATCATATCGATTATTTGACCCTGCATTTGTACCATGGCTACGGACGGTTCGGTTTGGAACGGGATTCGCCGGCGGAAGAGCGTTACAAGGCGATGGCCACCTTCCCGGAGTGGACTCGTGACAGCATCCGGCAGACGGTGGAGCAGATCTTTGCTAATGCGGAGCATCGCCATATAAAGCTGGCCATTACCGAATACAACACGATGTACTATCCGAATACCGTGCGCAAGGGGTTGCCGGATGAACACACCCTGGGGGCCGCAGTCGCCAATGCTGCCAATCTGAATGAAATGCTGCGCCTAAGTGATATGGTACATATCGGCAGCTTCTCTGACCTGGTGAACGGCTGGCTCGGGGGCTGCATTCGTGTGGGCGACTATTATGCCGACCAATATTGCGGAAAAACGCCTGGCTGGAGCGGCCACTCCCTCACAGTATACGGAACGCCGAGCTATGAAGTGCTGAAGCTGTATGCAGGCCGTGACATCGCGCGGATGCTTCCCGCCGAATCCGTTTGCGGTACCTTCTCCGTGCATTCGAACAAGCCGGCTCCCTTTGGGCTGGACGCCCTCCCGGATTTGGACGTAACGGCTTGCATTAATGAGGCAGGAAGCCTCATCACCGTGTTCATCGTTAACCGCAGCCTCCGGGAAGTAAAGACCGAGCTGAAGCTGCGTGGGTTTGAGCCCTCCGAAGAGACGCTGCTGTACGAGATTACAGGCGATTCCATCGACGAGATTAATAACGTCTTTGCACCAAATCGCATCAGTTGCAAGGCCAGCCCGGTTCCGACTAGTGCGTTGTTCAGCGGTTACCCGCTGCGCCCGTCTTCAGTCTATGCGATTGAGATCAAAGCTGCACTGAAGACAGAAGGACAATTAGCAGGGGGAGAAGAATGA
- a CDS encoding ABC transporter permease, whose product MKTTQIEFTKKEQADPPSVSFRSNSKRSVRLLKRMINRYDLYLMLLLPMAWYLIFHYGPLYGLQIAFKNFNPAKGIIGSDWIGLDHFTRFFDSYYFWRLLWNTLSINLFSLLIAFPIPIFLALLINEIRSKAFSKWLQNITYIPHFISVVVIVGMLTVLLSPTGPPNMLIQAFGGSPVRFLEEAGWFKTIFIGSNIWQNMGWQSIIYIAALSGINPQLYEAAKMDGASRLRRIWHVSLPGIVPVIVILLILDVGQFMNIGFEKILLLQNNLNLEASDVISTFVYTTGILKGEYSYTAAIGLFNSVINLTLLLLVNRLARKTSETSLW is encoded by the coding sequence CCGGCTGTTAAAACGAATGATCAATCGTTATGACCTGTATCTCATGCTGCTACTGCCGATGGCGTGGTATCTGATCTTTCACTATGGTCCGCTGTACGGACTCCAAATTGCCTTCAAAAACTTCAATCCGGCAAAGGGAATCATTGGAAGTGACTGGATAGGCCTCGATCATTTCACACGATTTTTTGATTCGTATTATTTCTGGAGGCTTCTGTGGAATACGCTGTCCATCAATCTGTTTTCCTTGCTGATTGCCTTTCCGATTCCTATCTTTCTGGCACTCCTCATCAATGAAATCCGCAGCAAGGCCTTCAGCAAATGGCTTCAAAATATAACCTATATTCCGCACTTCATCTCGGTCGTCGTCATCGTGGGTATGCTGACGGTGCTTCTCTCGCCTACCGGACCGCCAAACATGCTGATTCAGGCTTTCGGCGGCAGTCCGGTCCGCTTTCTGGAAGAGGCCGGTTGGTTTAAGACAATCTTTATCGGCTCGAATATTTGGCAGAACATGGGGTGGCAGTCGATTATCTACATTGCAGCGCTTAGCGGAATCAATCCCCAGTTGTATGAAGCAGCCAAGATGGACGGGGCTTCCCGGCTGCGCCGCATTTGGCATGTCTCCCTACCGGGGATCGTTCCCGTCATTGTTATATTGCTCATTCTGGACGTCGGGCAATTTATGAACATAGGGTTCGAGAAAATTCTGCTGCTGCAAAACAACTTAAATCTCGAAGCCAGCGACGTGATCTCCACCTTCGTCTATACGACCGGGATTCTTAAAGGAGAGTACAGCTACACTGCAGCAATCGGGCTGTTCAATTCAGTGATCAATCTGACGCTGCTGCTGCTGGTCAACCGGCTTGCGCGCAAAACATCAGAAACTAGTTTATGGTAA